Below is a genomic region from Marinilabiliales bacterium.
ATTCAGAAAACAGGGCCGGGTACCGCATTTGCCGATAATATAGGACTTGTACCCTCATTTTCGTGGCTTGAGGCATCATTTGAACAGTGATACCGGCAGATGCTATCTGCGCCCTGGTGCACCGATAAACTGATACCGGCAGGCGTTACCTGCGCTCTGGCGCACCAATATGTTGATACCGGCAGGCGTTATATGCGCCCAGTTAAACCTTTAAGGTCATATCAGCATCCGCTTGCACCCTGGCGTACCAATAAGTTGAAGCCTTGATTTAGTTAAGCTCCGGATACCTGTATGGTTCAGTTACTTCAGGTGAATTAGAATCCTTGTTCCTCGAGGTTATAAGCCTGCTTATGCTGTATGCATCCATCTCAGAATCTTCATATGGTTTAAGCAGTGCCAGCCGCGAATCTCTGTTTTCATCTGTTTCCAGCCACACTCCGGCAGAATTCTCACTAAGAATTGCCGGCATCCGTTTTTTGGTATTGTGTATCCTGGCTGCAAGTGGATTTGCATCACAGGTTATAATTGAATAGGAGCGCAATATTTCGCCGGACTGCTCATTGATCCACTCTTCCCATACTCCGGCAAATGAAAACAGCTCTCTGCCCGGCAAATGGATAAAAAACGGGTATTTTTTACCCTTGTGATGCATCCATTCAAAATAACCGGTCGCAGGTACCAGGCATGGTCTGTAGCGGAAAGCCGCCCTGAAGCTGGGCTTGTCGGCAACCGTCTCTGCCCTTGCATTAAGGGTGGCGCTCCTCATCTTCATTGCCTGATCCTCCCCTTTCACCCACCCGGGTACCAGTCCCCATCTCATAAACTCCAGCTTTAAATGACCGCCATCAACATCCTTATAGACAACCGGCAGGGGATTATGATTAAATCCGTTTACATGATAATATACAGGCTCCGGATTGATGGGGACAGGAGCAGGCTCAATCCCGTACCTGGCTGCTATTTCTGTAGCTGTTCTGGCTATGGAGTAATGGTAACACATATCAGTTCCCTCCGGCCTCCCTCCTTCTTGCTTCTCCCACGCTTATCCTTTGTCCCTCGTAATAAGCTGCAATGAATACATTTCTGAGTCCTGAGGTTTTCATGGCGCTGTCAGCCTCCTCATAAGTTTCGTAAGGACCTATAAAATACTTGTACCACCCGTCCTCAAACATTACACTAACCCTTTCTTCACCCTGGTATATTGCATTGAGCTGACGTTCGCCTATCTCCCCGGTATGAGCGGCAATCTGTATTATGTAATGAATGCCCGTATCAAATGCTTCCTCAAATGGAGTATTCTCAATATCCTGGCCTTCTGCATTGTTTCCGGGTTCCTCCTGGTGGCCAGCCTCTATTGTTCCCTTTGCCTCTCTCGGGGAGTCCTCAAGAACAGTATAATCATAACTCCAGGGGTATTCATAGATCATGGGAAAGTCCTGGTAGATATACAGTGCCCTGACTTTGTGAAGTATGGCAATCATTTTCAGATCCCAGGCCATATAGAGAACAGATACGGCTTTATTACCATCACGGATATCCGCCGCCTCCTTCTTCAGCTGCCCGGCTTTTTCGATGTAGCTGGCGGACTTCCGCTCCATTTCAGAAGCTCTTCCCATTTCAGAGGGAAGCGGATAAGGAACACCCCCTTTGGCAACTTCCATATGGGTGTCAAGCAGATCGAACAGGATTTCAGACGCCTTGAACAATTCGCCGAATCCGTCTTCTATACCTTCCCTCCTTCCTGCTTCAGCTGAAACAGATATCAGGTTTTCGGCATACTGCCTCTGCTGGTCAGCCTGCCTTATAAATTCAGGGCCGTCATCATTCATGTCATGACTTAATTCCTTCAGATAAGGCCATATATCTAACTGTGCAAAAGAGTTATATGAAACCAATAAAAATAAAACAAATATAGCTCCCGGTACCAGGCCCGATCTGATATTCATAGCTGGGGATATTATTTTATTGCCTCGCATACTAGACTTCAAAAGTATAAATAAAACGCTTACCTTCCATTTGAGATATCTCTGTAAATAATATCCTCAATCTGCTCAAAAAGCTCAGGTTGTATTGTTATATCCATGCCGGTATATAACAACAGGTATCTCCCGTATGCCTGGATTATCATCCTTTGGCCATCCTTATCTTCAAAAATGATATCCGGACACTGGTCATCGCCGGCAGTGTACCTTTTGCTGTTCAGCAGCGATCCGCAAGCCTCCGACAATCCCTTAACCGCCTTATCATAAGAGCTGTAATCAAATATCATAAGCCTGTATGATCCGAAGTCCCCCACAGCTCCCTCGCCGAAACCGGTAATGTCATCTGGTCCGAAGGGCTGAAAGTAACTCAGGGAGTATCCGCCCCTGAAGTATCCTGTCCTGTCTGAAACGAATTCTTCGTCGGGGATCAGTTCAATTATTCGGGGCCTGTCGCCGCTGCTTTCAATTGAGCTGTCAAGCCGGTATCCGACTTTCATCAGTTCATCCTTATCTGCCTCTTCGGAAAGAAGTTTTATGTAGTAAATATCACGCCAGATATGGAGGGTTTTGCCCGACAATGCCGATTCGTCACCGGCTGCTGTGAATTCGCTGCCAGGATCCCTGGTGACCGAATAAAGACCATATGCACCTCCGGCATCTCCCATCCGGCAGACCTCTATCATTATCAGCCTGCCGGTGTCATCGGCAAGCGTGACAACATACATCCCGGCCAGGCCGTATTCTTCAAATAGCGGGACTATTCCGGGATAGTGGGCATTCAGATCGCCCGGAGCAACCTCTCGTATTTCGTTAATAGCCCAGCCATCTATACTATCCCGGCATTCAAGAAACATTAGAAGGGTGTCGCTCCTGCTGTCATGTGCTTTTCCTGTTATTACAGGATCAATTCCCCCGGTGGCCAGCAGATCATTGTTACCCGGCAGGGATGTGGCTCCTGCGGTGAACGCCAGTAGTAAACCAAGGTATATATTTATTACCGGATCCATATAACAATATCTGCAAACTGTCCTGTCAAAGTCTAAAATGCAATTGCTTGCACCATCCAGTAAAGAAATGGAAGCGTTAAGATACTGAAAAGTGTTGTAACAAATACATTCTCTGTTGCATGAATATCATCGGCATTGAACCTTCTTGCAAGAACAACAATTATTGCCATACAGGGGGTGCCTGCCTGCAGGACTACAACAGAGAATGCCACCGTGTCCATTTCCAGAGAAAAAACTCTTAAAAGCAGGCTGAACAATATAATAAGTATGGCAGGGGAAACAATCATCTTGTTAAGTGACAGGAGATAGACGCGCTTCATTGCAAACACGCCGCGAATGTTGGTTTGTGCAAGCATTCCCCCTATGTAGAGCATTGACAGGTAGTGTGTTGTCTGACCCAGTCCGCGTAGTGGAACATCAATCACAGCCGGCAGGTTAACTCTTCCCATCATAAGCGCTATTCCAATCACAAATGCCAGAGTGTTAGGATTCAGCAGGTTCTTTACCGTACTTGTCGTATCCGGTTTATGCTTATTGCTTAGAATATTGACACCGGCGGTCCACATCACCGAATTTGATACCAGGTAGAACAGGGTGGCATAAAAAAGGCCCTGTCCTCCCGGAAATAGTGCATCCATCAGGGGAAACCCGAGGAATACAATGTTACCGAAGGCAGTGTGCATTACATGTATGGATGAGGTCTCAGGTCTCATCTTTTGCAGCCGGGCAGAGAACCTGCCCGTCATAAGCATAAAGAATATAGCCAAATAGGCAAGAATTATAACCATTATCCCGTTTCTCAGCAGATCCCAGGTTATATCAAGCGCGGTAAACGAGCTGAGTATCAACAGCGGCAGTGTTATATTAAATACGAGAGAGGCGATGCCTTCCTTAAGATTTTCGGTAATAATGCCTGTTTTAGCTGCTGCTGCACCTATGATCACAACAATGCCGAGCATTATGATCTGTGTGATAATGATCTCTGATTGCATAAGAATGATTTTTCGCTGTAAAGCTATAAAATGGACCCGATTTTTAAGACAAAACGTACGAATCTCCTTCAGTAAAATTTTAGTTCTCACCCATGCGTTTTATCTTTGCTGCTATTTTGGGACAAATGGCATTCAGAAAAGATGCTCAGGATAATAAAAGAAAACATTAACGGAATTCTTGGTACGGTGATATTCCACCTGCTGCTGGCGGTCATTGTGATGGCAGCAAAGCTGACAAGTGTGGACAACCGTAATGAGATCAGCCTTCTTATCGAATTCGCACCTGATATTACCGAAGAGGAATTCCGGGCACTTACTGAATCGCTGATGGCAAATGAGGGAAGATTGCAGGATGATGCCAGTAATATGCAGTCGCCCAGGAATATAGCCGTAAATATTTCCGAAGAAAGACCGGTACCCGACCAGTTCAGGGATATGTCACCTGAACAGATGTCGGAGCTTGACAGCAGAGTTGATGAAATTCTGAACAATGCGGCTAACGGACAAATGCCGGTACCCGACCAGCCTGATATTGAATTTGAGCCTGTCACTGAAATAATAAACCTTGAAGAAGAGGATTATGAACCTTACAGCGGTCCTACAACAATTACTTATGAGCTAACCGGACGCAATCATATCAGGATACCGGTACCTGTTTACAGATGTCCTGATGGCGGGGTTGTAAATGTGAACATTTCGGTCGACAGACAGGGTCGAGTAGTCAGGGCTACCATTGACGGAAATCCTTCAGGTTTCAATGAGATCTGCATACATGAGACTGCTGTTGAAGCCTCGCTGGCAAGCCGCTTCAACCAGGATCCTGATGCTCCTCCCGTACAAAGCGGGATGATCACATTTTATTTTCAGCAGCAGTAAACCTGCAATCCCTAAAAAAAATACCAAAAATTTTCAGGTCATTAAAATTTTGAGATGATTTTTTTACTTATTTTGCCTAATAATGGAGCCGCCGTCAGCAATTAATGCCTTAAAGGGGGGAGTTCTGGTGAGCGAGAATAATGTTTATGATCCGGAAATTTGATTTATGGATAAGAAGCGCTTGATAGTCAGCATCGATAACCTTCCGGAAGGGGTCATGGAAGCTATCCGGAAGAAATACCCAAACGGGTATGGTGACTATGTAATAAAGGTCCCAAAGGGAAGTGATGATTTTTTCCACGCAATAACAGTGGATACTGAAAATGCAAGCTACCTTGTCAAGGTGAAGGTAAAGATAGATACCGTACCTGATACTGATGATAAAGAGCAGGACGACGACGATAATGTTGAAATTGATGCCAGCGATGCATCACTTTCTGAAGATCCTGAAGACTTCGATGATATTGACGATTGACCGGAACTGAAAAGTCCGAGGCTGATAACCTGTAAACACGATTTTTTGCTCCCGGGTTGCGATGTTGGATTAATTGTTTTATTTTTACTTATATTTCAATCTATCAGGACAGCAATGGAGCCCCTTCTTATTGAAAGTACCAACCGGACACCATTAATCAGCTTATCACCTGCCGGAAAATTCAAAATACACGGCAGGTCCATTCATGAGAATCCTGCAAAATTTTTCGAGCCTGTCATTGACTGGATGAATAACTACGTACTGAAACCTGAAGAAACAACTGTATTTGACATTAAGCTTGAATATTTCAATTCAAGCTCCCAGCGGTTCATCCTTGACGTGCTAAGGATACTGACAGACAATCTGGAGGGGAAAAAACTAATAATCAACTGGCACTACGAAAGCGGCGATGACGACCTGCTTGAGCGCGGCCAGTACTATGAATCAATCCTTAATAAAAAATTCAATCTTATTGAATTTGAATAGAAAGTGACTCTCCCTCTTTCTCCTCCCTTTCAATATCCAGCGCCATTTTCCAGCTGATTCTGTGATCGTGCATTTCAAGCAATTCGCTTATACAGTCAGCACATACAATCTCACGTGCTGCGGCCTTACTGCAACGCTCGCAAGTCAGGCCTGAAATATTATTCTGCATACCGGTTTATTCTTTCCGGTGTTTACGGCGGAAATCAATATATTGTTTCGGGCAGGCATATGTTTCGCAGCTTTTATCCTTCACTTTTTCAACTCCCTTTCGGGGAAAAAAACGCTTTCTGCAATGTTTCGCTGCTGCAAAAGTTTCCATGGAAGCGGTAGCGGACTGCCATCAAAGGTGAGTATCCTCATCGCTGCTGAGCAGAAGTTTGCAGACCATAGGTTCCCCGGAAGGGTTGCGGTTATAGCTGGCCGGTGAATAGCCGGATTCGATTGTCCAGACCTCTATATCGGGATATCTGGCAGCCAGGGTCAGCGATGACAGGGTAAAGGGTTTCGGGCCTACCGGCAGGATTGCAACATGGTACTTAAGCCTTAACTCCAGGGTGGTCTGGGTAAGCAGGGCATCTGTCTGCCGGAAATCCTCCACAGGGTATTTGAACAACTGCTCAGGGGGAACCATTCTGATGAGCTTCCTGTTGTTTTTCATGACCCTGTCGGCATACCTGCTGTCAAAAGCAGGATCAGAATAAAAGAGGTACAGCTCATCATACCTGATCTTCTCAATTACACTTTTCGTCAGGTATTTCTCATAACCAAGGCCCACTATCAAAGCAACAGGCTTCCCGGTATTCCTGTTTGCCTTCATTAGTCCCCTCGGTGCAGATAGCAATGCTTTAGGATCTGCTTTCAGGGGTTCTGAAAAAACTGCTGATGTGTATGAAAAGTAGAGATCCACGTTATCCACCGGCAGCTCGTTGGAAATGAAATATTTTATAATGGCGGCATACCATAACTTGCTCATGCACGAATAATCAACAAGTATTTTCACTTTGCATCTGTTACCGGTGCGGCTGCATATAGCTGACAAAAGCCGGGTCAGACTGGCGGTGTCGCCGCTGGATTCCTCAATGAATTCAAATCCTTCATCTGCAAACCTTTTGTCGTTCTTTTTCCGGTAAAGCAGGTCTTTGTTATCGTCGTAAGCAAGTACAATCTTTTTCCCTGCATTTATATCAAGGTTATCTATAAGGTAGGTGCACCTGTTTTCATATCCTGAGGCTGAAAGGAGATAATCAAACCGTGTGCTCTTCAACTGATCAAAACCAACCTGGTGCGCATAAATCAGTTCCATAATAGAAGCAGGGAAATCCATTAATGAATTCGCCAAATATAGGAATACTATTCAGTATTTAAAACCCGAATGGCGAAATTACATCTTTAGAATATCTCCTTAAATCCATTGGGTTGGGTGTAAATAGTTTCTAAACAGGTGAGAGTTTTCTTTGGATGATTATTTTTTTTATATGTTTACATGTTTTAAAACATAATAAAACTTCATGATACGGAAAATTTTGATTGCCAACAGGGGCGAGATTGCAGTCCGGATTATCCGCTCCTGCAGGGAAATGGGAATAAAAACCGTTGCTGTGTTTTCTGATGCCGACAGGAAGGCATTACATGTCAGATATGCTGATGAAGCAGTGCATATAGGGCCATCTCCGTCAGCAGAAAGCTACCTGGTAAAAGAGAAAATAATTGAAGCTGCAAAACGTGCGGGAGCCGATGCCATTCACCCCGGTTACGGCTTTTTGTCTGAAAATGCCGGTTTTGCCGAAATGGTCCGTAACGAGGGCATTATATTTATCGGCCCCCAGGCTGAAAGCATAAGGCTTATGGGCGACAAAATATCAGCCCGGAGCATAATGACACAAGCCGGGGTTCCGGTTGTGCCAGGAACGAAAGGAAGGGTAAGTAGTGATAAGGAGGCACTTGATATGATAGCCGGGATAGGGTTCCCCTTAATGATCAAGGCGAGTGCCGGAGGAGGAGGCAAAGGGATGAGGCTGGTATATGAGGAAAAAGATTTCCTCGGCGCCCTTGGCGCTGCCCGTTCCGAATCAATGGCATCTTTTGGAGATGATTCCGTTTATATAGAAAAGTACATTACCTCGCCACACCATATTGAATTCCAGGTTCTGGCCGATAGTCACGGGAACGTGATCCATCTGTGTGAACGCGAGTGTTCAATACAGCGAAGGCACCAGAAAATTGTCGAAGAGACCCCCTCTCCCATCATGACACCAGAACTGAGGCGTGAGATGGGAGAAAAAGCTATTGCCGCTGCACATTCAGTCAGTTATGAAGGGGCCGGCACTATTGAGTTCCTTGTTGATGAAAACCTTAATTATTATTTCCTTGAAATGAATACAAGGCTTCAGGTTGAGCATCCGATCACCGAGCGGGTGACAGGCGTCGACCTGGTCAAGGAGCAGATAAGGATTGCATCAGGTGAAAAACTTGCATACAGCCAGGATGATATTTTCCAGGATGGCCATGCCATCGAGTGCCGTATATATGCCGAGGATCCCGAAAATAACTTTATGCCGAGTCCCGGACTGATAAGGAAGATAACTGAGCCGATGGGTTTTGGGGTAAGGACTGACGGCTATGTTTATGAAGGTTATGAAATACCCATTTATTACGACCCGATGATCTCCAAGCTGATTACATGGGGTAAAACAAGAGATGAAGCAATCACCCGTATGTCTAGATCACTCGATGAATACTACATCATGGGTATCCGGACATCTATAGATTTCCTCAAACGGATAATGGAAATACCTGAATTTATCAGGGGTGAATACGATACCCATTTTATTGAAAAACATTACGACGAGCTGTTCGAATGTCCGGAAAGCCTTCCGGTATTTGAAGACCTGGCAATGATTGTGGCTTATATGGAATATCTTGAAAAGGCAAAGATCAGGACAAACGGGACACCCACCCAGCCTGTATCAAACTGGAAAATTCAGAACAGGAGTAAGAACATGGCAAGGCGTTAACAGGATATTAAAAATTAACCAGAACTTTTATGTCAGCAATAGAATTGAAGAGCGGCGACAGAACCGTACCGGTCAAAATAATTAAGAAGGATGGCAATGACCTTCATATAAGTCTTGGCGAAAAAAAGTACCATCTGAACCTGGTAAAAGTGGAAAATAATATTTACTCCATCCTTCTTGACGGCAAATCCTATGATGTTGAAGTGGTTGCCACTGAGATTAAAAACAGGTATTCGGCAAGATATTTATGCCATCCATACAGTATTGAGGTGCTTGACGCCGAAACACGCTATATGAGAAGCAGGCTAAATGCCCTTGGAGAAAGCGAAGAAAATATCGTCTCCTGCCCCATGCCGGGTAAGATAGTCAGGATCCCTGTGAATGCAGGCGATAGTGTAAC
It encodes:
- a CDS encoding SOS response-associated peptidase, yielding MCYHYSIARTATEIAARYGIEPAPVPINPEPVYYHVNGFNHNPLPVVYKDVDGGHLKLEFMRWGLVPGWVKGEDQAMKMRSATLNARAETVADKPSFRAAFRYRPCLVPATGYFEWMHHKGKKYPFFIHLPGRELFSFAGVWEEWINEQSGEILRSYSIITCDANPLAARIHNTKKRMPAILSENSAGVWLETDENRDSRLALLKPYEDSEMDAYSISRLITSRNKDSNSPEVTEPYRYPELN
- a CDS encoding SPOR domain-containing protein, which translates into the protein MNIRSGLVPGAIFVLFLLVSYNSFAQLDIWPYLKELSHDMNDDGPEFIRQADQQRQYAENLISVSAEAGRREGIEDGFGELFKASEILFDLLDTHMEVAKGGVPYPLPSEMGRASEMERKSASYIEKAGQLKKEAADIRDGNKAVSVLYMAWDLKMIAILHKVRALYIYQDFPMIYEYPWSYDYTVLEDSPREAKGTIEAGHQEEPGNNAEGQDIENTPFEEAFDTGIHYIIQIAAHTGEIGERQLNAIYQGEERVSVMFEDGWYKYFIGPYETYEEADSAMKTSGLRNVFIAAYYEGQRISVGEARRREAGGN
- a CDS encoding AEC family transporter, encoding MQSEIIITQIIMLGIVVIIGAAAAKTGIITENLKEGIASLVFNITLPLLILSSFTALDITWDLLRNGIMVIILAYLAIFFMLMTGRFSARLQKMRPETSSIHVMHTAFGNIVFLGFPLMDALFPGGQGLFYATLFYLVSNSVMWTAGVNILSNKHKPDTTSTVKNLLNPNTLAFVIGIALMMGRVNLPAVIDVPLRGLGQTTHYLSMLYIGGMLAQTNIRGVFAMKRVYLLSLNKMIVSPAILIILFSLLLRVFSLEMDTVAFSVVVLQAGTPCMAIIVVLARRFNADDIHATENVFVTTLFSILTLPFLYWMVQAIAF
- a CDS encoding DUF1987 domain-containing protein, whose amino-acid sequence is MEPLLIESTNRTPLISLSPAGKFKIHGRSIHENPAKFFEPVIDWMNNYVLKPEETTVFDIKLEYFNSSSQRFILDVLRILTDNLEGKKLIINWHYESGDDDLLERGQYYESILNKKFNLIEFE
- the accC gene encoding acetyl-CoA carboxylase biotin carboxylase subunit; this encodes MIRKILIANRGEIAVRIIRSCREMGIKTVAVFSDADRKALHVRYADEAVHIGPSPSAESYLVKEKIIEAAKRAGADAIHPGYGFLSENAGFAEMVRNEGIIFIGPQAESIRLMGDKISARSIMTQAGVPVVPGTKGRVSSDKEALDMIAGIGFPLMIKASAGGGGKGMRLVYEEKDFLGALGAARSESMASFGDDSVYIEKYITSPHHIEFQVLADSHGNVIHLCERECSIQRRHQKIVEETPSPIMTPELRREMGEKAIAAAHSVSYEGAGTIEFLVDENLNYYFLEMNTRLQVEHPITERVTGVDLVKEQIRIASGEKLAYSQDDIFQDGHAIECRIYAEDPENNFMPSPGLIRKITEPMGFGVRTDGYVYEGYEIPIYYDPMISKLITWGKTRDEAITRMSRSLDEYYIMGIRTSIDFLKRIMEIPEFIRGEYDTHFIEKHYDELFECPESLPVFEDLAMIVAYMEYLEKAKIRTNGTPTQPVSNWKIQNRSKNMARR